One genomic segment of Hippoglossus hippoglossus isolate fHipHip1 chromosome 22, fHipHip1.pri, whole genome shotgun sequence includes these proteins:
- the fosl2 gene encoding fos-related antigen 2 has translation MYQDYSGNYDTSSRGSSSTSPAQPESFTSGSSTIGSPISTSNYQKYRIDMPGSNSAFIPTINAITTSQDLQWMVQPTVITSMSNPYSRSHPYGHHLTNGPGLLGHNTLARPGVIRSIGDARGRRKRDEQLTPEEEEKRRVRRERNKLAAAKCRNRRRELTEMLQGETEKLEDEKSDLQKEIESLQKEKDKLEFMLVAHNPVCKLPIDDRQQSAGHHQQHQHQQQCAPLPLTMRPSMPPRAQMNPVVVKQEPDDDVGDLGKLQRSVIKPICLGGGGMYCTDGDSLNTPVVGASTPAATPNAPSLIFTYPSMLEPESPSPSSESCSKAHRRSSSSGDQSSDSLNSPTLLAL, from the exons ATGTACCAGGACTACTCCGGGAACTACGACACCTCGTCccgcggcagcagcagcacctctcCGGCCCAGCCAGAGTCCTTCACTAGCGGCAGCAGCACGATCGGAAGTCCGATCTCTACCTCAAACTACCAG AAGTACAGGATTGACATGCCCGGCTCCAACAGTGCCTTCATACCCACCATCAATGCAATCACAACCAGCCAGGACCTGCAGTGGATGGTGCAGCCCACCGTCATCACCTCCATGTCCAACCCTTACTCCCGCTCCCACCCGTACGGCCATCACCTGACCAACGGGCCGGGGCTGCTGGGGCACAACACGCTGGCTCGGCCCGGGGTCATCCGCTCCATCGGGGACGCCAGAGGCCGGCGTAAGCGGGACGAACAG CTCAccccggaggaagaggagaagaggagggtgaggcgTGAGAGGAATAAGTTGGCCGCCGCCAAGTGCCGCAACCGGAGACGAGAGCTCACCGAGATGCTGCAAGGG GAGACAGAGAAGTTGGAGGATGAGAAATCCGACCTGCAGAAAGAGATCGAGAGCCTACAGAAGGAGAAGGACAAGCTGGAGTTCATGCTGGTCGCCCACAATCCAGTGTGTAAGCTGCCCATTGATGATCGGCAACAGTCGGCGGggcaccaccagcagcaccagcaccagcagcagtgCGCCCCACTCCCCCTGACCATGCGCCCCAGCATGCCGCCCCGCGCTCAGATGAACCCGGTGGTGGTGAAGCAGGAGCCTGATGATGATGTGGGAGACTTGGGCAAGCTTCAGCGCTCTGTCATCAAGCCTATCTGCCTGGGGGGCGGCGGGATGTACTGCACAGATGGAGACAGCTTGAACACGCCGGTGGTGGGGGCGTCCACCCCGGCTGCCACGCCCAACGCCCCGAGCCTCATATTCACCTACCCGAGCATGCTGGAGCCCGAGAGCCCGTCGCCCTCCTCCGAGTCCTGCTCCAAGGCCCACcggcgcagcagcagcagcggcgacCAGTCCTCAGACTCCCTCAACTCGCCCACCCTGCTGGCGCTCTGA